One Anaeromicrobium sediminis genomic region harbors:
- a CDS encoding flavodoxin, giving the protein MKKAVIIYWSGTGNTEAMAQSISEGVKNKGVEVDLVTVDNADVSMVENADFVALGCPSMGAEVLEEYSMEPFVESLKDVSFGGKKLALFGSYDWGDGQWMRDWEERMSDYGADIVGDGLMVHLTPDSDGEQQCKELGEKLVG; this is encoded by the coding sequence ATGAAAAAAGCAGTTATAATATATTGGAGTGGAACAGGAAATACAGAAGCTATGGCTCAATCAATTTCTGAGGGAGTTAAGAATAAAGGTGTAGAAGTAGATTTAGTTACTGTAGATAATGCAGACGTAAGTATGGTAGAAAATGCTGATTTTGTAGCATTAGGTTGCCCTTCAATGGGAGCGGAAGTATTAGAAGAATATAGCATGGAACCTTTTGTAGAAAGTCTTAAAGATGTAAGTTTTGGTGGTAAGAAACTAGCTTTATTTGGTTCTTATGATTGGGGCGATGGCCAATGGATGAGAGATTGGGAAGAAAGAATGAGTGATTATGGAGCTGACATAGTTGGTGATGGATTAATGGTTCATTTAACTCCAGATAGCGATGGAGAACAACAGTGTAAAGAACTAGGCGAAAAATTAGTAGGATAA
- a CDS encoding sirohydrochlorin cobaltochelatase, translated as MTKKGILIVSFGTSYERGRKIIESINDKIKETFCDYEVRQAYTSEKIIKKLGTRENIWIDTLEESLEKFMLDGFSEIILQPLHIIPGHEYEKIVKIVEEYKHKFKKIVLGKTLLYDVEDYEIAVDSILEYLPNTKEDEKIVLIGHGANHPANSSYPCLQSFLNDKGVNAYVATVEGYPMMDNIIPKLKRDNIKKVIVIPFMLILGYHVKKDVFSDKEHSTKTMLEKEGFQVECKVVSLGEYSRCKDIYVNKLRRLIEGQ; from the coding sequence ATGACTAAAAAGGGTATTTTGATAGTTAGTTTTGGTACTAGTTATGAACGAGGAAGAAAAATCATTGAATCTATAAATGATAAGATAAAAGAAACCTTTTGTGATTATGAAGTAAGACAAGCCTATACTTCTGAGAAGATTATTAAAAAGCTTGGTACTAGGGAAAATATCTGGATAGATACTTTAGAAGAATCCTTAGAAAAATTCATGTTAGATGGTTTTAGTGAGATCATATTACAACCACTTCATATAATTCCTGGTCATGAATATGAAAAGATAGTAAAAATAGTAGAAGAATATAAACATAAATTTAAAAAGATAGTATTGGGAAAAACTCTTTTATACGATGTGGAGGACTATGAAATTGCGGTGGATAGTATTTTAGAATATTTACCTAATACAAAGGAAGATGAAAAAATAGTATTAATAGGTCATGGGGCAAATCATCCTGCTAATAGTTCTTATCCCTGCTTACAAAGCTTTTTAAATGATAAGGGTGTAAATGCTTATGTGGCTACGGTGGAAGGTTATCCTATGATGGATAATATAATACCTAAATTAAAGAGGGATAATATAAAGAAAGTCATAGTAATTCCCTTTATGCTTATTTTAGGATATCATGTGAAAAAGGACGTATTTTCAGATAAGGAACATTCTACTAAGACTATGTTAGAGAAGGAAGGTTTCCAAGTGGAATGTAAGGTTGTGAGTCTTGGTGAATACTCTAGATGCAAGGATATATATGTGAATAAATTAAGACGGTTGATAGAAGGACAGTAA
- a CDS encoding UvrD-helicase domain-containing protein — protein MIKIDRIFQNFPGKFLVNGERNSGKTSAAIKLYKKLIENNISSEKILVLYSGSMAGLNWRENLVFPSVNKINGQTYYSFIKSELNIYWPIVLENCHRINKKLIKPKFMSYDLSYYMMKLLVNHYRNKKNILLDITSSSERVARMLISNINVCAENLVDFEKIGEKLFYSLDLATTLEQNTYDEINTVINQYISSLIEKGTIDYALSVYLYNEFLIKDETYLKKLRNRFEYVMVDDFEKSNKAILNLINKLEPEGLYLFGNMKFNKRYTKHLLDYIQIPFETIDLLYKRGENLVGDFTQDFVNYHMEGQSHRESHIPVKVENNHILRGQMIEGICEKIERLFKQGYNANDMVIITPIKDEILEYSIREKFENNNIMSFINTEKISKDEHMHSFVFLCALCKDFKKVNFNRDDYKKFFINFFHLDMIDASKLGDEAHEKGLFNVDFQRDEYNKLKEYIEDRIKENYRIDKLMEKVYIDKILKMNDGEKKAGIVKNIIETSSNFMDIMEDFNKIKNPEEELLNLLLDEKIKSNKTNEFREFKDNENTLFIMTPDSYVNSNLNKKIQIWIDISSTTWNMRTKKELSNPYVFKVNKDKYNTYTEELEGMLEKEIILYNVSTLLRACTDEVYFFSSEYSKRGYEQNNTMYDMLLDALEKFGDNDEL, from the coding sequence GTGATTAAAATAGACAGGATATTTCAAAATTTCCCGGGAAAATTTTTAGTAAATGGCGAAAGAAATAGTGGGAAGACTAGTGCAGCCATAAAGTTATATAAAAAGTTAATAGAAAATAATATTAGTAGTGAAAAAATACTAGTTCTATATTCTGGCTCCATGGCAGGTCTAAATTGGAGAGAAAACTTAGTGTTTCCTAGTGTTAATAAAATAAATGGACAGACTTATTATTCCTTTATAAAAAGTGAGTTAAATATATATTGGCCTATAGTTTTAGAAAATTGTCATAGGATTAATAAAAAGCTTATTAAGCCTAAGTTCATGTCCTATGATTTAAGCTATTATATGATGAAGCTTTTAGTTAACCATTATAGAAATAAAAAGAATATATTATTAGATATTACATCCTCATCTGAGCGAGTTGCAAGGATGCTCATAAGCAATATTAATGTCTGTGCGGAAAACTTAGTGGATTTTGAAAAAATAGGAGAAAAACTATTTTATTCATTAGATCTTGCCACTACCCTTGAGCAAAATACTTATGATGAAATAAATACTGTAATTAATCAATATATAAGTAGTTTAATTGAAAAGGGAACGATAGATTATGCTTTAAGTGTGTACTTATACAATGAATTTCTAATTAAAGATGAAACATACTTAAAGAAACTAAGAAATAGATTTGAGTATGTTATGGTAGATGATTTTGAAAAAAGTAACAAGGCCATATTAAATCTCATAAATAAATTAGAACCTGAGGGCTTATATTTATTTGGTAATATGAAATTTAATAAAAGATATACTAAACATTTATTAGATTATATACAAATTCCTTTTGAAACTATAGATTTACTCTATAAAAGGGGTGAAAATTTAGTAGGAGATTTTACTCAAGATTTTGTAAATTATCATATGGAGGGACAGTCACATAGGGAAAGTCACATTCCTGTTAAGGTAGAGAATAATCATATACTTAGGGGTCAGATGATAGAAGGTATTTGTGAAAAAATAGAAAGACTATTTAAGCAGGGGTATAATGCCAATGATATGGTCATAATTACACCTATTAAGGATGAAATTTTAGAGTACAGTATAAGAGAAAAATTTGAGAATAATAACATAATGAGCTTCATAAATACGGAAAAAATAAGTAAAGATGAGCATATGCACTCCTTTGTATTTTTATGTGCCCTATGTAAAGATTTTAAAAAAGTAAATTTTAATAGGGATGATTATAAGAAATTTTTTATAAACTTCTTTCATTTGGATATGATAGATGCATCTAAATTAGGTGATGAAGCCCATGAAAAGGGATTATTTAATGTGGATTTTCAGAGGGATGAATATAATAAATTAAAAGAATATATAGAAGATAGGATTAAAGAAAATTATAGGATAGATAAATTAATGGAAAAAGTATATATAGATAAAATATTGAAAATGAATGATGGAGAAAAAAAGGCGGGCATTGTGAAAAACATAATAGAGACTAGTTCAAACTTTATGGACATAATGGAGGATTTTAATAAGATAAAGAATCCAGAAGAAGAGCTTTTAAACCTACTCCTAGACGAGAAAATAAAATCAAATAAAACAAATGAATTTAGAGAATTTAAGGATAATGAAAATACTTTATTTATAATGACTCCAGATTCATATGTAAATTCAAATCTAAATAAAAAAATACAAATATGGATAGATATAAGCAGTACTACATGGAATATGAGGACTAAAAAGGAATTATCTAACCCCTATGTATTTAAAGTAAATAAAGATAAATATAATACCTATACGGAAGAACTAGAAGGTATGCTTGAGAAAGAAATTATATTATACAATGTTAGTACTTTATTAAGGGCCTGTACAGATGAAGTATACTTTTTTTCAAGTGAGTATTCTAAAAGGGGATATGAACAAAATAATACAATGTATGATATGTTATTAGATGCCCTAGAAAAGTTTGGTGATAATGATGAATTATAG
- a CDS encoding ATP-dependent helicase, producing the protein MMNYREDQSEIMKYDGGTMAVGAVPGAGKTFIVANLVAKLIEEKRHLPGKILIVTYMNSAVTNFKNRIGNILKEKNVGNKRDFEVMTIHSLAYKILREKPDVVGVNEDFEILDEDKKRFFISEALNKWLKIEGEALFRSLLKSPNNQVQYERWKGEFINISGGIISKLKLLDMKPKDFNEKIVGNYDPLLKALGIIYEEYDKSLKVHGFIDYDDILNMAHKIIKKDREARKKFQKKYTYIFEDECQDSNLIQCKLLKLLSKDNDNLVRVGDLNQSINGTFSASEPRLFKEFMDTASKSYLMDRASRSSKDIIDVANYLVDYVIKVHPTSECREALMDQKIKTVNKGPWGENPITEKYGVHAYEVESDKSEIIKTLKLIKAFKKKHNNKSIGVLLPSNDAVKKLGELFKREGIEYEDLSSMSEEKFKVVNLAIEVINFIDKPYDKKTLINLLSVMETEGWESLESLDIQSILEEISGESRNIILKILDIKDLSYENILIRLIDIFQLKVEETSLIESIISYIQVFTMINKGASLGDIGKNLRENKRVFLSMVEVVSDIIGYEPRKDKVTICTYHKSKGLEWDLVFLLNLTKYNFPSRFTDSIRSECWYLRSTYANPNAVLNSLVDKLIGKRIHGNYSINAKIEVINERIRLLYVGITRAKEYLIVMSNRLNSKINKKQSSSEYFNILRGYVNEEDKPC; encoded by the coding sequence ATGATGAATTATAGGGAAGATCAAAGTGAAATAATGAAATATGATGGGGGAACCATGGCCGTTGGAGCTGTTCCTGGAGCCGGAAAGACATTTATAGTGGCAAATTTAGTTGCTAAGCTGATAGAAGAAAAGAGACATTTGCCTGGGAAAATTCTTATAGTTACTTATATGAATAGTGCTGTGACTAATTTTAAGAATAGGATAGGAAATATTTTAAAAGAAAAGAATGTGGGAAATAAAAGGGATTTTGAAGTAATGACTATTCATTCCTTGGCCTATAAGATACTTAGGGAAAAACCAGATGTGGTGGGAGTAAATGAGGATTTTGAAATATTAGATGAAGATAAGAAAAGATTTTTTATTAGTGAAGCCTTAAATAAATGGTTAAAAATTGAAGGGGAGGCCCTTTTTAGAAGTCTTTTAAAAAGTCCAAATAACCAAGTTCAGTATGAAAGATGGAAAGGTGAGTTTATTAACATAAGTGGAGGAATCATATCTAAATTAAAATTGTTAGATATGAAACCAAAGGATTTTAATGAAAAGATAGTTGGAAATTATGATCCATTACTTAAGGCCCTAGGTATCATATATGAAGAATATGATAAAAGTTTGAAAGTACATGGATTTATAGACTATGATGATATTTTAAATATGGCCCATAAGATTATAAAGAAGGATAGGGAAGCCAGGAAAAAGTTTCAGAAGAAGTATACTTATATTTTTGAAGATGAATGTCAAGATTCTAACCTAATTCAATGTAAACTATTAAAATTGTTATCAAAGGATAATGATAATTTAGTTAGGGTAGGAGATTTAAATCAAAGTATAAATGGAACATTTTCTGCATCAGAACCAAGATTATTTAAAGAGTTTATGGATACGGCATCTAAATCCTATCTAATGGATAGGGCTTCTCGTAGTTCGAAAGACATTATAGATGTGGCAAACTATCTAGTAGACTATGTAATTAAGGTCCATCCTACTAGTGAATGTAGGGAGGCTTTAATGGATCAAAAAATAAAGACAGTAAATAAGGGCCCCTGGGGAGAAAATCCCATTACTGAAAAATATGGAGTCCATGCCTACGAAGTAGAAAGTGATAAAAGTGAAATAATAAAGACTTTAAAATTAATAAAGGCCTTTAAAAAGAAACATAATAATAAATCCATAGGGGTTCTTTTGCCAAGTAATGATGCGGTTAAAAAACTAGGAGAATTATTTAAAAGGGAAGGCATAGAATATGAAGATCTATCATCCATGTCTGAAGAAAAGTTTAAGGTTGTTAATTTAGCCATAGAGGTTATAAACTTCATAGATAAGCCCTATGATAAAAAAACCTTAATAAATCTATTAAGCGTAATGGAGACGGAAGGATGGGAGTCTTTAGAGAGTCTAGATATACAATCCATATTAGAAGAAATAAGTGGGGAAAGTAGGAATATCATATTAAAGATTTTAGATATAAAGGATTTATCCTATGAAAATATATTGATTAGACTTATAGATATATTTCAATTGAAAGTGGAAGAGACTTCTTTAATTGAAAGTATAATATCTTACATACAGGTTTTTACCATGATAAATAAGGGGGCGTCCCTAGGAGATATAGGTAAAAATTTGAGAGAAAATAAAAGGGTATTTTTATCTATGGTTGAAGTAGTTTCAGATATAATTGGATATGAACCTAGGAAAGATAAAGTGACCATATGTACTTATCATAAATCAAAGGGACTTGAGTGGGATTTAGTTTTTTTACTTAATCTAACTAAATATAATTTTCCGTCTAGATTTACAGATAGTATAAGATCAGAATGCTGGTATCTTAGAAGTACCTATGCTAACCCTAATGCGGTTTTAAATTCCCTGGTGGATAAATTAATAGGGAAAAGAATTCATGGTAACTACAGTATAAATGCAAAGATAGAAGTAATAAATGAAAGAATAAGGTTACTTTATGTGGGGATAACTCGTGCTAAAGAATACTTAATAGTAATGAGCAATAGATTAAATTCTAAAATAAATAAAAAACAATCTAGTAGTGAATACTTTAATATCCTAAGGGGTTATGTAAATGAGGAGGATAAGCCATGTTAG
- a CDS encoding PD-(D/E)XK nuclease family protein, whose amino-acid sequence MLDIRNLEDFHYSQNSLNTFKQCPLKFKLKYMDNINFKKDEEGYYENIETGLNFHLLCNRYFLGIDTSIGEHTKDKEKLEIWVKSLKSNIPINKDYTYLSEYTIRMAKDHMRLQANYDLIILKEDTIEIWDFKTESRKPIYRDLEKRIQTVVYMYVLMENLNLVGKHIQISNLKMIYYNPQYEDHLIEINYDEFKHEENYKNIKYIIDRINEYDFQGEFNKSLYGKYCNYCEFERICEDKSEF is encoded by the coding sequence ATGTTAGATATAAGAAATTTAGAAGATTTTCATTATAGTCAAAACTCCTTAAATACATTTAAACAATGCCCATTAAAGTTCAAGTTAAAGTATATGGACAACATTAACTTTAAAAAGGATGAAGAAGGCTATTATGAAAATATAGAAACGGGCCTTAATTTTCACTTATTATGTAATCGATATTTTTTAGGCATAGATACTAGCATAGGAGAACATACAAAGGATAAAGAAAAATTGGAAATCTGGGTAAAAAGCCTAAAATCCAATATACCTATAAATAAAGACTATACTTATTTAAGTGAATATACCATAAGAATGGCAAAAGATCATATGAGATTACAAGCCAATTATGATTTAATAATATTGAAAGAAGATACTATAGAAATATGGGATTTTAAAACGGAAAGTAGAAAACCAATATATAGGGATTTAGAAAAGAGAATCCAGACGGTAGTTTATATGTATGTATTAATGGAAAATCTAAATTTAGTAGGAAAACATATACAAATTTCCAATTTAAAAATGATTTATTATAATCCCCAATATGAAGACCATTTAATTGAAATAAACTATGATGAGTTTAAACATGAAGAAAATTATAAGAATATAAAGTATATAATAGATAGAATAAATGAATATGATTTTCAAGGTGAGTTTAACAAAAGTCTATATGGAAAATATTGTAATTACTGCGAATTTGAGAGAATATGTGAAGATAAAAGTGAATTTTAA
- a CDS encoding ABC transporter ATP-binding protein: MVKKFISYYKPYAHLLILDLFASLMVSLVNLAYPAYSRKIINNIIPSKEIDNLFYIGLLMIGLFILKGVCNYIINYWGHVLGVRIEHDMRRDLFKHLQSLSFKYYDNNKIGHLMSRIVNDLHDIAELAHHGPEDLFLSSIMIIGSFIVLININVFLTLVVFAFIPIMLIYGINKRRKMSRAFKREKKEIAQVNAQVQDSLSGIKVSTSFNNQLYEMEKFNRQNLEFKKAREKSFSSMATLMTGIFFLINILRVVVLVVGGYLVMAETITPGDLVAYLLYTGFFIQPIRRISQFTQQYESAMAGFERFYELMSIEPDIKDHEHALPLEKCHGHIEFKNASFSYDDENYVLKGINLKVNRGETLAIVGPSGVGKTTLCNLIPRFYDLSDGDILIDNNSLKNYTLNSLRSHIGIVDQNIFLFTSTIYENIRYGNLNSTYEDVISAAKMANIHDYIISLDKGYDTYIGEQGIQLSGGQKQRIAIARVFLKNPSILILDEATSSLDTQNESILQNSLNELSNGKTTLIIAHRLSTIKNASRIVVLNNNQVEEIGTHNELLDNGGLYKNLYDMQFKSPEIL; the protein is encoded by the coding sequence ATGGTTAAAAAATTTATTTCATATTATAAGCCTTATGCTCATCTCCTAATTTTAGATTTATTTGCTTCTTTAATGGTCAGTTTAGTAAATCTAGCTTATCCTGCTTATTCAAGAAAAATAATTAACAATATAATTCCCAGTAAGGAAATAGATAACCTATTTTATATAGGACTTTTAATGATTGGTCTATTTATTTTAAAGGGAGTATGCAATTATATAATAAATTATTGGGGACATGTTCTAGGAGTTAGGATAGAACATGATATGAGAAGGGATTTGTTTAAACATCTTCAGAGTTTATCCTTTAAGTATTATGATAATAACAAAATAGGTCACTTAATGTCTCGTATAGTAAATGATTTACACGACATTGCTGAACTAGCCCACCATGGTCCTGAAGATTTATTTTTATCTTCAATTATGATAATAGGGTCCTTCATAGTATTGATTAATATAAATGTATTTTTAACTTTAGTAGTATTTGCCTTTATTCCAATAATGCTTATATACGGGATAAACAAACGTAGAAAAATGTCTCGTGCTTTTAAAAGGGAAAAAAAAGAAATTGCCCAGGTAAATGCCCAAGTACAGGATTCCCTATCAGGTATAAAGGTTTCAACATCCTTTAATAACCAATTATATGAAATGGAAAAATTTAATAGACAAAATCTAGAATTTAAAAAGGCTAGAGAAAAGAGCTTTTCCTCCATGGCCACCTTAATGACAGGAATATTTTTTCTCATAAATATTTTAAGAGTAGTAGTTCTAGTTGTAGGTGGATATTTAGTGATGGCAGAAACCATAACCCCTGGAGATTTAGTAGCTTATTTATTATATACGGGTTTTTTCATTCAACCCATAAGGCGAATTAGTCAATTTACTCAGCAGTATGAATCTGCCATGGCTGGCTTTGAGAGATTTTATGAGCTTATGAGTATAGAACCAGATATAAAGGATCATGAACATGCCCTTCCTCTAGAAAAATGTCATGGGCACATAGAATTTAAAAATGCATCCTTTTCTTATGATGATGAAAATTATGTATTAAAGGGCATAAACTTAAAAGTAAATAGAGGGGAAACCTTAGCTATTGTTGGACCATCGGGAGTAGGTAAAACAACCCTTTGTAATTTAATACCAAGATTTTATGACCTCAGTGATGGTGATATTTTAATAGATAATAATAGTTTGAAAAATTACACCCTAAATTCCTTAAGATCTCATATAGGTATAGTTGATCAAAACATATTTTTATTTACGTCAACTATTTACGAAAACATACGCTATGGAAATTTAAATAGCACCTATGAAGATGTAATTAGTGCTGCAAAAATGGCTAATATTCACGATTACATTATTTCTCTAGATAAAGGTTATGATACCTACATAGGTGAGCAAGGCATTCAATTATCAGGAGGGCAAAAGCAAAGAATTGCCATTGCCCGGGTATTTCTTAAAAACCCTTCTATCCTAATACTCGATGAAGCAACTTCTTCCTTAGATACTCAAAATGAATCCATACTTCAAAATTCACTAAATGAACTATCTAATGGAAAAACTACCCTAATAATAGCCCATAGATTATCTACTATTAAAAATGCTAGCAGAATAGTAGTTCTTAACAATAATCAAGTAGAAGAAATAGGAACCCACAATGAACTTCTAGATAATGGTGGCCTTTATAAAAACTTGTATGATATGCAATTTAAAAGCCCAGAGATTTTGTAA
- a CDS encoding late competence development ComFB family protein, with the protein MPKNYMEYIVDNLLPNTLNEYPFLCTCHMCKDDIKAIALNNLKPMYVVTSDGESYLKAKSLDRQFISDVVKEIAKAIEIVSTKPRHDV; encoded by the coding sequence ATGCCGAAAAATTATATGGAATATATTGTTGATAACTTGTTACCAAATACATTAAATGAATATCCCTTTCTATGTACTTGCCACATGTGCAAAGATGATATTAAGGCCATAGCTTTAAATAATCTGAAACCCATGTATGTGGTCACATCTGATGGAGAATCCTATTTAAAAGCAAAGAGTCTAGATAGGCAGTTCATATCTGATGTGGTAAAGGAAATAGCAAAAGCTATAGAAATTGTTTCTACTAAACCTAGACATGACGTTTAA
- a CDS encoding ArsR/SmtB family transcription factor → MEKDSIICGCNIIHEDVVNELRKKMPEEEKLYDLAELFKVFGDGTRIKILCALMHSEMCVCDIAALLEMKQSAISHQLRVLKQARLVKYRKDGKMVYYSLDDNHVMNVFDQGFNHINHK, encoded by the coding sequence ATGGAAAAAGATAGTATAATTTGTGGTTGTAATATAATACATGAAGATGTAGTAAATGAATTAAGAAAAAAGATGCCGGAAGAAGAAAAACTATATGATTTGGCAGAGCTTTTCAAAGTTTTTGGAGATGGGACTAGAATAAAAATATTATGTGCTTTAATGCACTCGGAAATGTGTGTATGTGATATAGCTGCACTGCTTGAAATGAAGCAATCTGCCATATCCCATCAGCTTAGGGTATTAAAGCAGGCAAGATTAGTAAAGTACAGAAAAGATGGAAAAATGGTATATTATTCATTAGATGATAATCATGTAATGAATGTGTTTGATCAAGGGTTTAACCATATTAACCATAAATAA
- a CDS encoding NUDIX domain-containing protein, with product MTRDEYLHGCTGVVVIKDNHILLGERCDDQGWSLAGGKQEKNETLEECAKRELKEEFGIDSLKLKYLGKVYSKAMVKGVEKKVSPSIYVCETFKGQIKLDLREFKDYKWVHINNALNIENLFLPSREGIKLLEKEAGEKI from the coding sequence ATGACAAGGGATGAATATTTACATGGATGCACAGGGGTGGTAGTAATTAAGGATAACCACATATTGTTAGGAGAGAGATGTGATGATCAAGGATGGTCATTGGCAGGGGGAAAGCAAGAGAAAAATGAGACCTTAGAAGAGTGTGCCAAAAGGGAATTAAAAGAGGAATTTGGAATAGATTCATTGAAATTGAAATATTTAGGAAAAGTATATTCTAAAGCTATGGTAAAAGGAGTAGAGAAAAAAGTATCTCCTAGTATATATGTTTGTGAAACATTTAAAGGTCAAATAAAATTAGATCTAAGGGAATTTAAAGATTATAAGTGGGTTCATATAAATAATGCTTTAAATATTGAAAATTTATTTTTACCCAGTAGAGAAGGTATAAAGCTTTTAGAAAAAGAAGCTGGAGAAAAAATATGA
- a CDS encoding TVP38/TMEM64 family protein: MSLKKKVLFATLIIIVTIVLINFSQIKDFFSLKNLKINGNLLHDYVENNYGSSVLIFLCISIVIMIFGIPAVGVISVAGGFLFDTLLGSIYSDIGITIGAIISFLGAKHLFGHWVQYKYRDKLQKFNRHIRRSGNRYFLIIRFILVIPSFVVNILAGASKVSTFTFAWTTFVGLLPEIFIYAYAGNKLGDINSIDEIFSFEIICTFVLIALIMLIPNLIYWKKR; encoded by the coding sequence ATGAGCTTGAAGAAAAAAGTCTTGTTTGCGACTTTAATCATTATAGTTACTATTGTTCTAATAAATTTTTCCCAGATAAAAGATTTTTTTTCGCTGAAAAATCTTAAGATTAATGGAAATTTATTACATGATTATGTTGAAAACAATTATGGTAGTTCTGTACTAATATTTCTTTGTATAAGCATAGTTATAATGATTTTTGGAATACCTGCTGTAGGAGTAATATCTGTGGCTGGAGGTTTTTTATTTGATACTCTTTTAGGAAGTATATATAGTGACATAGGCATAACCATAGGCGCCATAATATCTTTTTTAGGAGCGAAACATTTATTTGGCCATTGGGTTCAATACAAATATAGGGATAAACTTCAAAAGTTTAACAGACACATTAGAAGAAGTGGAAATAGATATTTTTTAATAATAAGGTTTATATTAGTAATACCATCCTTTGTAGTAAATATTCTAGCAGGAGCATCAAAGGTGTCCACATTCACCTTTGCATGGACTACCTTTGTAGGCCTATTGCCTGAGATATTTATATATGCTTATGCTGGAAATAAATTAGGTGATATAAACTCAATAGACGAAATTTTTTCCTTTGAAATTATATGTACATTTGTATTGATTGCTTTAATAATGCTTATACCAAATTTAATATATTGGAAAAAGAGGTAA
- a CDS encoding TMEM165/GDT1 family protein, whose translation MLISFLKSLSLIFISELGDKTQVLAMIFATRYRTSQVLLGVSIGCMLNHGLAVALGSFLSNFISNEFLQIIGGMIFILFGLWSLNLDDEEDDDFKEMSPILTVALAFFIGELGDKTQLTAITLGATLKYPLFILLGTVSGMVLTSGMGIFVGSIIGNKISGIQIKFCSAFVFILIGITKLYFNIPITYKNPYILTIFFVSLLGLIYMKVKPILNNNSKVQFDEVAATLYDQAHFIKEYAQEVCINHKSCDKCRELSCILGYIQRVIEDEIHDTHLDFSLSEPEYLKESIDEKFLIRLLALILSYSYDKGSISNDLDKARNILEFHLFKESFNLPDEINSYIIMAKSKNMEIACKLEKEVKNPS comes from the coding sequence ATGTTAATTTCTTTTTTAAAGTCCTTAAGCCTTATATTCATATCTGAATTAGGAGATAAAACGCAAGTCTTAGCTATGATTTTTGCAACGAGATACAGAACCTCTCAAGTTTTACTAGGCGTAAGTATAGGGTGTATGTTAAACCACGGTTTAGCCGTAGCTCTAGGTTCCTTTTTATCTAACTTCATTTCAAATGAATTCCTTCAAATAATTGGAGGTATGATTTTCATATTATTTGGCCTTTGGAGTTTAAACTTAGATGATGAAGAAGATGATGACTTTAAAGAAATGAGTCCTATTCTAACAGTTGCCCTAGCCTTTTTTATTGGAGAATTAGGGGACAAGACTCAACTTACTGCCATAACCTTAGGAGCCACTTTAAAGTACCCTCTATTTATTCTTTTAGGCACTGTAAGTGGTATGGTTTTAACTAGTGGTATGGGTATATTCGTGGGTTCTATTATAGGAAATAAAATATCTGGTATACAGATTAAATTTTGTTCCGCTTTTGTATTTATACTAATTGGTATTACCAAACTATATTTTAATATACCTATAACTTATAAAAATCCATATATTTTAACCATATTCTTTGTATCCTTATTAGGATTAATCTACATGAAAGTAAAACCAATTTTAAATAATAATTCTAAAGTTCAATTTGATGAAGTAGCGGCTACATTATACGACCAAGCCCATTTCATTAAAGAATATGCACAAGAGGTCTGTATCAATCATAAATCTTGTGATAAATGTAGGGAACTATCCTGTATCCTTGGATATATACAAAGAGTAATCGAAGACGAAATTCACGATACTCATTTGGATTTCTCTTTATCTGAACCAGAATATTTAAAGGAAAGTATAGATGAGAAATTTTTAATAAGATTACTTGCTTTAATATTAAGTTACTCATATGATAAAGGCTCAATTTCTAATGATTTGGACAAAGCTAGAAATATTTTAGAATTTCATTTATTTAAAGAATCTTTTAATCTTCCAGATGAAATTAATTCATATATAATCATGGCAAAGTCTAAAAATATGGAAATTGCCTGTAAATTGGAAAAAGAGGTAAAAAATCCTAGTTAA